From one Montipora capricornis isolate CH-2021 chromosome 10, ASM3666992v2, whole genome shotgun sequence genomic stretch:
- the LOC138021000 gene encoding uncharacterized protein, with product MHVLRYLKGTLEFELCCTKCDEGLTLVGYSDADWASSSDDRRSTSGYCFSLNRAGPLISWKSTKQPTVALSSCEAEYIALAAAVQEGLYVTQLVNDVRKMCEPVVILQDNQGTIVLSKNPVSRQRSKHIDVRYHLIGTVQSRAVASMRQSEALA from the coding sequence ATGCATGTGTTGAGATATTTAAAGGGTACTCTTGAATTTGAGTTGTGTTGCACGAAATGTGATGAAGGCCTAACGCTTGTAGGCTATAGTGATGCTGATTGGGCTTCATCATCAGATGATAGACGTAGTACTAGTGGGTACTGTTTCAGTTTGAACAGAGCTGGTCCTCTTATATCCTGGAAATCCACGAAGCAACCAACAGTGGCTTTGTCATCCTGTGAAGCAGAGTATATTGCATTGGCAGCAGCGGTGCAAGAAGGATTGTACGTTACTCAATTGGTGAACGATGTTCGTAAAATGTGTGAGCCTGTTGTAATCTTACAAGATAATCAGGGTACAATTGTATTGTCAAAAAACCCTGTCAGCCGACAGAGATCAAAGCACATTGATGTCCGTTACCACTTAATTGGCACAGTCCAAAgtagggccgtagccagtatgaggcaatccgaggcacttgcctaa